In Leisingera methylohalidivorans DSM 14336, a single genomic region encodes these proteins:
- the betA gene encoding choline dehydrogenase gives MAQSYDYIIIGAGSAGCVLANRLSEDPETRVLVLEFGGSDKSIFIQMPTALSIPMNGTKHNWRYYTLPEPGLDGRRVHCPRGKVLGGSSSINGMVYMRGHARDFDEWEELGAKGWGYANCLPYFQRAESWKGGGDEWRGDTGPLATNAGNEMENPLYRAFVASGRDAGYVTTEDPNGHLQEGFGPMHMTVKDGRRWSTANAYLKPAMSRPNLTVVTHAMTRRVILEGKRAVGVEYERGGQRHVAHATREVLISSGPIGTPHLLQRSGIGPAQVLRQAGVDVQHDLPGVGENLQDHSEVYIQYACREPITLNGKMGLWSKFLIGAEWILFKRGLSTTNHFESGGFIRSDASLEWPDIQFHFLPAAMRYDGKEPLKEHGFMVLTGPNKPKSRGHVRLRSTDPYEQPDILFNYLDREEDREGFRRCLRLTREIIAQPAFDRYRGEEMAPGKDVQTDDEIDAWVRETMESTYHPCGTCRMGEDGMAVVDSELKVHGIDALRVIDSSVFPSEPNANLNAPTIMLAERASDMVRQRPLLPPSNAAVGSAPGVGQSQRSREPLRKI, from the coding sequence ATGGCTCAGTCCTACGATTATATCATCATTGGCGCAGGCTCGGCTGGATGCGTGCTGGCGAACCGGTTGAGCGAAGATCCCGAAACGCGCGTTCTGGTGCTGGAATTCGGCGGGTCGGACAAGTCCATCTTTATCCAGATGCCAACGGCGCTATCCATCCCGATGAATGGCACCAAGCATAACTGGCGCTATTACACGCTGCCCGAACCGGGGCTGGACGGGCGCCGGGTGCATTGCCCGCGCGGCAAGGTGCTGGGCGGGTCCTCTTCGATCAACGGTATGGTCTATATGCGCGGCCATGCCCGCGACTTCGATGAATGGGAAGAACTTGGCGCCAAAGGCTGGGGCTACGCCAACTGCCTACCCTATTTCCAGCGCGCTGAAAGCTGGAAAGGCGGCGGCGACGAATGGCGCGGGGACACCGGCCCGCTTGCCACAAATGCCGGCAATGAAATGGAGAACCCCCTCTACCGCGCCTTCGTCGCGTCAGGGCGCGACGCGGGCTATGTCACCACTGAGGATCCGAACGGCCACCTGCAGGAAGGGTTCGGCCCGATGCATATGACCGTGAAGGACGGCCGCCGCTGGTCCACTGCCAATGCCTATCTGAAACCGGCGATGTCCCGGCCGAACCTGACCGTCGTGACCCATGCCATGACGCGGCGGGTGATCCTGGAGGGCAAGCGCGCGGTAGGCGTCGAATATGAACGCGGCGGTCAGCGCCACGTTGCGCATGCCACGCGCGAAGTGCTGATATCCTCCGGCCCGATCGGCACGCCGCATCTGCTGCAGCGGTCGGGAATCGGCCCGGCACAGGTTCTGCGCCAGGCCGGGGTCGATGTGCAGCACGATTTGCCCGGCGTCGGGGAAAACCTGCAAGATCACTCCGAGGTCTACATCCAATACGCCTGCAGGGAACCGATCACGCTGAATGGCAAGATGGGGCTCTGGAGCAAGTTTCTGATCGGCGCGGAATGGATATTGTTCAAGCGCGGCCTGTCGACCACCAACCATTTCGAAAGCGGCGGTTTCATCCGTTCGGATGCCTCCCTGGAATGGCCCGATATTCAATTCCATTTCCTGCCTGCGGCGATGCGCTATGATGGCAAAGAACCGCTGAAAGAGCATGGTTTCATGGTGCTGACCGGGCCCAATAAACCCAAAAGCCGGGGCCATGTGCGGCTGCGGTCCACCGACCCCTACGAGCAGCCCGATATCCTGTTCAATTACCTCGACCGCGAGGAGGACCGGGAAGGGTTCCGCAGGTGCCTGCGGCTGACGCGGGAAATCATTGCCCAGCCGGCCTTTGACAGATACCGCGGCGAGGAGATGGCGCCGGGCAAGGACGTCCAGACGGATGATGAGATCGATGCCTGGGTGCGGGAAACGATGGAAAGCACCTATCATCCCTGCGGCACCTGCCGCATGGGCGAGGATGGAATGGCTGTAGTGGACAGCGAACTGAAAGTGCACGGTATCGACGCGCTGCGCGTGATTGACAGCTCTGTTTTCCCCAGTGAACCCAACGCCAACCTGAACGCGCCGACGATCATGCTGGCGGAGCGCGCGTCGGACATGGTGCGGCAGCGCCCGCTTCTGCCGCCATCGAATGCGGCGGTTGGCTCTGCCCCAGGTGTAGGCCAGAGCCAGCGCAGCAGGGAACCGTTGCGCAAAATCTGA
- a CDS encoding purine-cytosine permease family protein, whose protein sequence is MTLETTTENFGADPAAGASNGYGAAAERGDAPLLPSERLWGFKEFTFANSALAIATWAFLIGGAVGLFVGPKEGIAAIVIGNIFGVVLTALATTVMTGRYGVEQFTALRSQFGYNGSRLVYLLAVIVLTMGWLAVLAMMFGRSIDGLTALASGGTASPIGIKTAIAAVGAILLTWYIVARGPTSIKVFNMIVSPALVLLMVGMLWLIFRQHSFAELMAMEALDPPFEDSKLNFIIAIEVNMAAGFSWWPYIGNLARLTRNERTAFWPNLVGIFGAAVLGEIVGLLAAVSLGDSDPTIWMTTIAGVGVGVAALGFIAFANITSMANILYAAIVGLRQVGTAGVRRIGWGTLLFGFCIVPLLLAVVFPQIYDGFFIFLVWTSALNSALAGIGIADYFFLRRQRLDLRALHGKQENGAYQFLGGFNPIGLFALLVGFVTYVWLFNPQTLDNVGAFRYLTASLPSCAMAGLVHYVLTRLLANRPGWGEYPKN, encoded by the coding sequence ATGACCTTGGAAACAACAACAGAGAACTTCGGCGCGGATCCCGCAGCCGGTGCATCCAATGGCTATGGTGCGGCAGCCGAACGGGGCGATGCGCCGCTGCTGCCTTCGGAACGGCTGTGGGGGTTCAAGGAATTCACCTTTGCCAATTCGGCGCTGGCAATTGCCACCTGGGCCTTCCTGATCGGTGGCGCGGTTGGATTGTTCGTCGGCCCGAAGGAAGGGATCGCGGCAATCGTGATCGGCAATATATTCGGCGTGGTTTTGACGGCATTGGCCACCACGGTTATGACCGGGCGCTACGGCGTTGAACAGTTCACCGCCCTGCGCAGCCAGTTCGGTTACAACGGCAGCCGCCTTGTCTATCTGCTGGCTGTCATCGTGCTGACCATGGGCTGGCTGGCAGTGCTGGCAATGATGTTCGGCCGTTCGATCGACGGGCTGACCGCGCTGGCAAGCGGCGGCACGGCTTCGCCAATTGGTATCAAAACGGCCATCGCCGCGGTTGGGGCGATCCTGCTGACCTGGTACATCGTCGCCCGCGGGCCGACCTCGATCAAGGTCTTCAACATGATCGTTTCGCCTGCGCTGGTGCTCCTGATGGTGGGCATGCTGTGGCTGATCTTCCGCCAGCACTCCTTTGCCGAACTGATGGCCATGGAGGCACTTGACCCGCCGTTCGAAGACAGCAAGCTGAACTTCATCATCGCGATTGAGGTCAACATGGCGGCCGGCTTCTCCTGGTGGCCCTACATCGGCAACCTGGCGCGGCTGACACGCAATGAGCGGACGGCCTTCTGGCCCAACCTGGTTGGCATTTTCGGCGCCGCTGTGCTGGGCGAGATCGTGGGCCTGCTGGCTGCGGTATCTCTGGGCGACAGCGATCCGACGATCTGGATGACAACGATTGCCGGTGTTGGTGTCGGTGTGGCGGCTCTCGGCTTCATCGCCTTTGCCAACATCACCTCAATGGCCAATATCCTTTATGCTGCAATCGTCGGGCTGCGCCAGGTCGGCACCGCTGGCGTGCGCCGGATCGGCTGGGGCACATTGCTGTTCGGTTTCTGCATAGTGCCGCTGCTGCTGGCCGTGGTCTTTCCGCAGATCTATGACGGGTTCTTCATTTTCCTGGTCTGGACGTCGGCGCTCAACTCGGCGCTGGCAGGGATCGGCATCGCCGACTACTTCTTCCTGCGCCGCCAGCGGCTTGACCTGCGCGCGCTGCACGGCAAGCAGGAAAACGGCGCCTATCAGTTCCTCGGCGGCTTCAACCCGATTGGCCTCTTTGCGCTGCTGGTGGGCTTTGTCACCTATGTGTGGCTCTTCAACCCGCAAACGCTCGATAACGTCGGGGCCTTCCGCTACCTCACCGCGTCGCTGCCGTCCTGCGCCATGGCCGGGCTGGTCCACTACGTGCTGACCCGCTTGCTGGCCAACCGGCCGGGCTGGGGAGAGTACCCCAAGAACTGA
- a CDS encoding polysaccharide deacetylase family protein — MISNPIPWPGGAKCAASITFDMDADSLIHLAHPTDGHSRTAAISMLRYGPEIAIPRIVESYRQLGIRQTFFIPAWCIEQYPRAVEAILEGGHEIAHHGYLHEHPRELSAEEEAYWLDRGIDVIVKATGQRPRGWRAPLYNFSHRSADLLAERGFVYDASLMGDDQPYMLDSAAGQLVELPSHWGLDDWPQYVQSMDLDYMMPIRAPQEGFKIFSQEYDAAWRHGGLWVPVVHPFATGRLARWEIMHRFIEEALERGGVWFAPMEEIAAHVQKVVQSGDWSPRIDRLPHYTEPVQVRRT, encoded by the coding sequence ATGATCAGCAACCCAATTCCCTGGCCGGGCGGCGCGAAATGCGCGGCCAGCATCACCTTCGACATGGACGCTGACAGCCTGATCCATCTGGCCCACCCGACCGACGGCCACAGCCGCACGGCGGCGATTTCCATGCTCCGCTACGGGCCGGAAATTGCTATTCCCCGCATCGTTGAAAGCTACCGGCAGCTTGGTATCCGCCAGACCTTCTTCATTCCGGCCTGGTGCATCGAGCAATACCCCCGGGCGGTCGAGGCGATCCTGGAGGGCGGCCATGAGATCGCCCATCACGGCTACCTGCATGAGCACCCGCGTGAACTGTCCGCGGAGGAGGAGGCGTATTGGCTTGACCGGGGCATCGACGTCATCGTCAAGGCAACCGGCCAGCGCCCGCGCGGCTGGCGTGCGCCGCTCTACAACTTCTCGCACCGCTCGGCGGATCTTCTGGCAGAGCGGGGCTTTGTTTATGACGCCTCGCTGATGGGTGATGACCAGCCCTATATGCTTGACTCCGCGGCAGGGCAGCTGGTGGAACTGCCGTCGCATTGGGGATTGGACGACTGGCCGCAATACGTTCAGTCGATGGATCTCGACTACATGATGCCCATCCGCGCGCCTCAGGAAGGTTTCAAGATCTTCTCGCAGGAATATGACGCGGCATGGCGCCACGGCGGGCTTTGGGTTCCCGTTGTGCATCCTTTTGCCACCGGCCGACTGGCGCGGTGGGAGATCATGCACCGGTTTATCGAAGAGGCGTTGGAACGCGGCGGTGTCTGGTTTGCACCGATGGAGGAAATCGCGGCCCATGTCCAGAAGGTGGTGCAAAGCGGGGACTGGAGCCCGCGCATAGACAGGCTGCCGCATTACACGGAACCCGTCCAGGTCCGGAGAACCTAA
- a CDS encoding SDR family NAD(P)-dependent oxidoreductase — MTARVLITGAQRGIGAAAALAFAGQGARLALADLNAPDATAEAAGSQGAAEVHTHACDVSDAAAVAALADTLRSAWGGLDVLVHCAGIIHEAPLLDTPVADFDRVIGVNLRGSFLAGQAAIGLMTPDAADPPRVILIASDMAYYGRETFSPYVASKHGVLGLVRSWAKEFAPGILVNAICPGPIDTEMLGAAHMSSEWRAKELAIPLGRFGTPAEVASVATFLAGPGGQYFTGQGIGPNGGSIMP, encoded by the coding sequence ATGACGGCGCGCGTTCTCATTACCGGCGCTCAGCGCGGCATCGGAGCGGCCGCAGCTCTGGCCTTTGCAGGGCAAGGCGCGCGTTTGGCGCTTGCCGATCTCAATGCGCCGGACGCCACGGCCGAAGCGGCCGGTTCACAAGGCGCGGCCGAGGTCCATACGCACGCCTGCGATGTCTCCGATGCGGCGGCGGTGGCTGCGCTGGCTGACACCCTGAGATCTGCCTGGGGCGGGCTTGACGTGCTGGTCCACTGCGCCGGAATCATTCACGAGGCGCCGCTTCTGGACACGCCGGTGGCGGACTTCGACCGTGTGATTGGCGTCAATCTTCGCGGCAGCTTTTTGGCTGGTCAGGCTGCCATCGGCCTGATGACGCCGGATGCGGCCGATCCGCCCCGCGTTATCCTGATCGCTTCCGACATGGCCTACTACGGGCGCGAGACCTTTTCGCCCTATGTCGCCTCCAAACACGGTGTGCTGGGGCTCGTGCGCAGCTGGGCCAAGGAATTCGCCCCCGGTATTCTTGTCAACGCCATCTGCCCCGGACCGATTGATACCGAAATGCTGGGCGCAGCGCATATGAGTTCTGAATGGCGGGCAAAGGAACTTGCCATTCCGCTCGGCCGCTTCGGCACTCCAGCGGAGGTTGCCTCGGTGGCAACTTTCCTCGCCGGCCCCGGCGGCCAGTATTTCACCGGCCAAGGGATTGGCCCCAACGGCGGGAGCATCATGCCATGA
- a CDS encoding SDR family NAD(P)-dependent oxidoreductase has product MGKLRYDFTGEQVLVTGASRGIGFAAARAFAMAGAEVTILSSGAGIHAAADAIATESGRPCRGLEADITDSASVKAALAPLDRIDVLVNNAGLERITPLLDPDAAVEETFRRITDINVNGTFYVTRHAVPKMRDGGSIIVTASIWSRTAVPEFAAYIGSKHANLGFTRVMAKELGPRGIRVNAVCPGWVKTDAAMLSLTEMSQRTGRSEEDLLSEITAAQVLPGLLEPDDISAAYLYLASEGARDITGQAVMVDRGEVMA; this is encoded by the coding sequence ATGGGCAAGCTCCGCTATGATTTCACCGGCGAACAGGTGCTGGTCACCGGCGCAAGCCGCGGCATCGGTTTTGCCGCCGCCAGAGCCTTTGCCATGGCTGGTGCCGAGGTGACGATCCTGTCTTCAGGTGCCGGCATCCATGCCGCCGCTGATGCCATTGCCACTGAAAGCGGGCGGCCCTGCCGGGGGCTCGAAGCTGACATCACCGACAGCGCATCGGTAAAAGCGGCGCTGGCGCCGCTCGACCGGATCGACGTGCTGGTCAACAATGCCGGGCTGGAGCGCATCACCCCTCTGCTCGACCCCGACGCGGCGGTCGAGGAAACTTTCCGCCGCATCACCGACATCAATGTGAACGGCACCTTCTACGTCACCCGCCACGCCGTGCCGAAAATGCGCGATGGCGGCAGTATTATCGTTACCGCTTCGATCTGGAGCCGTACCGCAGTGCCGGAATTTGCGGCCTATATCGGCTCGAAACATGCCAACCTGGGTTTCACCCGCGTGATGGCCAAGGAGCTCGGGCCGCGCGGTATCCGGGTGAATGCGGTTTGCCCGGGATGGGTCAAGACCGATGCAGCGATGCTGTCGCTGACCGAGATGTCGCAGCGCACCGGCCGCAGCGAAGAGGATCTCTTGTCCGAGATCACTGCCGCGCAGGTCCTGCCGGGGCTGCTGGAACCTGACGATATTTCTGCGGCCTACCTGTATCTCGCCTCGGAAGGGGCGCGGGATATCACCGGTCAGGCGGTCATGGTTGACCGCGGCGAGGTGATGGCATGA
- the speB gene encoding agmatinase, translating to MSDNAYDQGRLNLPFVGISTFGKNPYVADWDRIDADVAILGAPFDFGTQWRAGARFGPRSIREASTLFSFGHGGAYDHEDDVTYLPAEKVRIVDIGDADIIHTDTERSHANIEFGVRKILAAGALPVVLGGDHSVNIPCINAFEEDCAKNGPIHVVQIDAHLDFVDERHGVRCGHGNPMRRAAEKDYVSGLSQLGIRNVSSTARDGYEAARSMGSDILSVRQIRALGVEAVLARIPKGERYYVTIDIDGFDPSIAPGTGTPSHGGFIYYEVLEILAGLAERGTIAGVDLVEVAPDYDHTGGTAILAAQVLMNLIGRIMHAREV from the coding sequence ATGTCCGATAACGCCTATGACCAGGGCCGCCTCAACTTGCCATTCGTTGGCATCAGTACCTTTGGAAAAAACCCCTATGTAGCAGACTGGGACCGCATTGACGCCGATGTCGCGATCCTCGGGGCGCCGTTTGACTTTGGTACGCAGTGGCGCGCCGGTGCCCGGTTCGGACCACGGTCAATCCGCGAAGCCTCCACATTGTTCTCTTTCGGCCATGGCGGCGCTTACGACCACGAGGATGATGTCACCTACCTGCCGGCCGAAAAGGTCCGGATAGTCGACATCGGCGACGCCGATATCATCCACACCGATACTGAAAGAAGCCATGCCAACATTGAATTCGGTGTGCGCAAGATCCTGGCCGCAGGCGCGCTGCCAGTGGTCCTGGGCGGCGATCATTCGGTTAATATCCCCTGCATCAATGCCTTCGAGGAAGACTGTGCCAAGAACGGCCCCATCCATGTCGTTCAGATCGACGCGCATCTCGACTTCGTCGATGAGCGCCACGGCGTGCGCTGCGGACATGGCAACCCGATGCGCCGCGCCGCCGAGAAGGACTATGTCAGCGGCCTGTCGCAGCTTGGCATCCGCAATGTCTCCTCGACGGCGCGCGACGGCTATGAGGCCGCCCGTTCCATGGGCTCCGATATTCTCTCGGTCCGTCAGATCCGGGCGCTCGGCGTGGAGGCCGTGCTGGCGCGGATCCCCAAGGGCGAACGCTATTACGTGACAATCGACATTGACGGGTTCGACCCCTCGATCGCTCCGGGCACGGGCACGCCTTCGCATGGCGGCTTTATTTATTACGAGGTGCTGGAGATTCTCGCCGGCCTTGCCGAACGCGGCACGATTGCAGGGGTCGACCTCGTCGAGGTTGCGCCGGATTACGACCATACCGGCGGCACGGCAATTCTGGCGGCTCAGGTGCTGATGAACCTGATCGGCCGCATCATGCATGCGCGGGAGGTCTGA
- a CDS encoding LysR family transcriptional regulator, producing MEKIAPQTSQPHSLADVDLRLLRVFAEIVNANGFSAAQVNLGMTQATISAHMRHLEERLGMRLCERGRSGFYLTEEGRQIYSAMLDLFGSIDRFQNAVSEAQGELSGDLSFGTVDAMYTNRSLRLDRAIEEFAELAPQVRLSIDIAAPQVLSQGILNGRYQAVLMPSQRQLGQMQAVDVFEERQNLYCSCRHPLFAVDEDTLTDAVLARQDFAGRTYMPQGPICGIGFNWHAVAAHMESTLLLILSGAFIGFLPDHYADPEVQRGRLRTLAKDRVTFNDTFQIVYPRKRPSRAASLLAKAILSCQADS from the coding sequence ATGGAGAAAATTGCGCCTCAAACGTCCCAACCTCACAGCCTTGCCGATGTTGATTTGCGCCTGCTGAGGGTCTTTGCAGAAATTGTGAATGCAAACGGGTTTTCGGCCGCACAGGTAAACCTCGGCATGACGCAGGCAACGATATCAGCGCACATGCGGCATCTTGAGGAGAGGCTCGGCATGCGGCTGTGCGAACGCGGCCGCAGCGGGTTTTATCTGACCGAGGAAGGCCGCCAAATCTATTCGGCGATGCTTGACCTTTTCGGCTCCATCGACCGGTTTCAAAATGCGGTCAGCGAAGCGCAGGGGGAACTGTCCGGGGATCTGAGTTTCGGGACGGTTGATGCCATGTACACCAACCGAAGCCTGAGACTGGACCGTGCCATCGAGGAATTTGCAGAACTCGCTCCACAGGTGCGGCTGTCGATCGACATTGCCGCGCCGCAAGTCCTGTCGCAAGGCATATTGAACGGCCGGTATCAAGCCGTTTTGATGCCGTCTCAGCGTCAGTTGGGACAGATGCAGGCTGTCGATGTCTTCGAAGAACGCCAGAACCTGTATTGCAGTTGCCGGCACCCCTTGTTTGCCGTTGATGAGGATACGCTGACGGATGCGGTTCTTGCCCGGCAGGATTTTGCCGGACGCACGTATATGCCGCAAGGACCGATCTGCGGCATCGGCTTCAACTGGCACGCTGTAGCCGCGCATATGGAAAGCACGCTGCTTCTCATTCTGTCCGGCGCCTTTATCGGATTTCTGCCCGATCATTACGCGGATCCGGAAGTGCAACGCGGCCGTTTGCGCACCCTTGCCAAGGACCGGGTCACGTTCAATGACACGTTTCAAATCGTATACCCGCGCAAACGCCCTTCACGCGCGGCAAGTCTGCTGGCGAAGGCAATTCTTTCCTGCCAGGCAGATTCATGA
- a CDS encoding IS110 family transposase, whose amino-acid sequence MQVTTTGVDLAKNVIQVHGISGDESVAFNKPLRRAQVLPFFAKLEPCLIGMESCSTAHHWARELTALGHDVRLIPPMYVKPYVKRGKSDAIDAEAICEAVTRPTMRFVAIKTVEQQSLLSLHRARDLLVRQRTQLINGLRGLVAEFGIYIPRGLARVIGFAEDITLGEVLDVPDIANEVIRNLSEQLKALHKRVRWYEERLKQVAREDERVRLLRTIPGVGAVTASGIIASIGDGHQFRNGREFAAWLGLTPANRSSGGKEKLGRITKMGDQYLRSLLVVGMTSLVRQTRSHPERASKWLTSLLERKPARLAAVAMANKTARIVWAVLTRSAPYNPHLA is encoded by the coding sequence ATGCAAGTTACCACGACCGGTGTTGATCTGGCGAAGAACGTAATTCAGGTCCACGGAATTTCCGGAGATGAAAGTGTCGCCTTCAACAAACCGCTACGCCGCGCACAAGTTTTACCGTTCTTCGCGAAGTTAGAACCTTGCCTGATTGGTATGGAGTCCTGCAGCACGGCGCACCATTGGGCTCGTGAGTTGACCGCCTTGGGCCACGACGTGCGTCTGATCCCTCCGATGTATGTCAAACCTTATGTGAAACGCGGCAAATCCGATGCGATTGATGCTGAGGCAATCTGCGAGGCTGTTACCCGTCCGACCATGCGCTTCGTGGCCATCAAAACGGTAGAACAGCAGTCACTGCTATCGCTTCATCGTGCGCGTGACCTTCTGGTTCGCCAAAGAACGCAGTTAATCAACGGCCTGCGAGGGCTGGTCGCTGAGTTCGGCATTTATATACCCCGAGGTCTGGCTCGCGTCATTGGGTTTGCCGAAGACATCACCCTCGGAGAGGTGCTCGATGTCCCAGATATCGCCAATGAGGTGATCCGCAACCTGTCTGAACAGCTTAAGGCGTTGCACAAACGCGTCCGCTGGTATGAGGAACGTTTGAAGCAGGTGGCTAGGGAAGATGAGCGGGTAAGACTGCTGCGAACCATCCCAGGCGTTGGAGCGGTGACAGCCTCGGGGATCATCGCCAGCATCGGAGACGGGCACCAGTTCAGAAATGGCCGCGAATTTGCGGCGTGGCTTGGTTTGACACCCGCAAATAGATCCAGTGGTGGAAAAGAGAAGCTGGGCCGGATCACCAAAATGGGCGATCAGTACTTAAGATCGTTGCTTGTCGTCGGGATGACATCGCTTGTCAGGCAAACCCGATCACATCCAGAGCGCGCCAGCAAATGGCTGACGTCGCTCCTTGAACGCAAACCTGCTCGCCTGGCTGCAGTTGCTATGGCGAACAAGACGGCCCGAATCGTCTGGGCCGTTCTCACCCGTAGCGCACCCTACAACCCACATTTGGCCTAA
- a CDS encoding phage integrase N-terminal SAM-like domain-containing protein — translation MTVQQSAPAAPLRARMIADMPARNPGPALQTSLLRACKRFAAWLGRSPGTAATDDVRGFQRHLMESGTSICTRSQTMTGVKFLFRVTLRRHNLAAEVFSLKEPVKVPLG, via the coding sequence ATGACCGTTCAGCAGTCCGCGCCGGCGGCACCCCTTCGCGCCCGGATGATTGCCGATATGCCGGCGCGCAATCCGGGGCCGGCGCTTCAAACCAGCCTCTTGCGGGCCTGCAAGCGGTTTGCAGCCTGGCTCGGACGATCCCCCGGGACCGCGGCAACCGATGATGTGCGGGGCTTCCAGCGGCATCTGATGGAAAGCGGCACCAGCATCTGTACCCGCAGTCAGACCATGACCGGGGTGAAGTTTCTGTTCCGGGTGACGCTGCGGCGGCATAACCTGGCCGCGGAGGTTTTCAGCCTCAAGGAGCCGGTGAAGGTGCCGCTGGGCTGA
- a CDS encoding VPEID-CTERM sorting domain-containing protein, which yields MAGIGKKVGVCGASIALLSVLPTVLTAQSIGVDLGAVDVGIGGGRPASVPEIDASTGAMALAALAAALVLAWEVNRRRKAG from the coding sequence ATGGCGGGTATTGGCAAGAAAGTTGGTGTTTGCGGTGCTTCCATTGCATTGTTGAGCGTGCTGCCCACAGTCCTAACGGCGCAATCGATCGGCGTCGATCTCGGCGCCGTTGATGTAGGCATCGGCGGAGGGCGACCGGCCTCTGTTCCCGAAATTGACGCATCCACAGGCGCAATGGCTCTCGCAGCTCTAGCCGCCGCTCTGGTGCTGGCTTGGGAGGTGAACCGGCGCCGCAAGGCTGGGTAA
- the xrtE gene encoding exosortase E/protease, VPEID-CTERM system has translation MFVLEGIAVIATYQIFFPIECHATGIAGLCRGLRIVFISAICVFAAFAVLICGRTRSWHRFLELIKAASRKPLWGNVHLLGVMVIFLPVLIIPPGEVNEKFLYVFILLAGGGALAALGSLFWVLRPLSWWEWLGTERFQPLVILLLAALIPSLAHLIEPLWAVEFVSTATFKGVALLLSAVGPEVFIEPGRAWIGLPGFVVAVASQCSGIEGFALITGFMVIYAVLFRETLRQNVFWLVLWPIALLASWVFNILRITVLILIGRYVSPELAVNGFHSFAGWLLFIFLALGILYLAQAIPALRRVNYTLPEREKLSADPVAALIVPFIAFMISGVIAHAFWENPALGYPFQAAVMLGVLVWMRRALFPQIRLSLDPFSIAAGLVVGAAWVWFSEPYQEDDLVLGALSGSAFLAWAMVRTLGTTLLVPVVEEAFFRGYILARLDTGSPAAKAIAVLVSTALFAALHGRLILAGIAGLLFAAAMLRRGRLGDAVVAHIVANASVAAVAWYSGQWSLI, from the coding sequence TTGTTCGTTCTCGAGGGCATTGCGGTCATCGCAACCTATCAGATTTTTTTTCCCATCGAATGTCACGCAACCGGAATAGCGGGATTGTGCCGCGGGTTGAGGATTGTGTTTATCAGCGCCATCTGCGTCTTCGCTGCGTTTGCAGTTCTGATATGCGGTCGGACCAGAAGCTGGCACCGGTTTCTCGAACTGATCAAGGCAGCAAGTCGAAAGCCCCTTTGGGGTAACGTTCACTTGCTCGGCGTCATGGTCATATTTCTGCCGGTACTGATCATCCCTCCAGGGGAAGTGAACGAAAAATTCCTGTATGTTTTCATACTGCTCGCAGGTGGCGGTGCCTTAGCAGCACTTGGATCCTTGTTCTGGGTTCTAAGACCGTTGTCCTGGTGGGAATGGCTAGGAACCGAGCGTTTTCAGCCGCTTGTAATCTTGCTGTTGGCTGCTTTGATCCCGTCCTTGGCGCACCTGATAGAGCCGCTGTGGGCGGTTGAGTTCGTGTCCACCGCCACATTCAAAGGTGTGGCGCTGTTGCTCTCTGCAGTTGGCCCTGAGGTTTTCATTGAACCGGGCCGTGCTTGGATCGGGCTGCCAGGGTTTGTGGTTGCTGTCGCCAGCCAGTGTTCCGGCATCGAAGGGTTTGCGCTGATCACCGGGTTCATGGTGATCTATGCTGTGCTGTTTCGCGAAACACTGAGGCAAAATGTATTCTGGCTTGTTCTTTGGCCAATAGCGCTTCTGGCCAGTTGGGTATTTAACATCCTGCGCATTACTGTCCTGATTCTGATTGGCAGGTATGTCTCGCCGGAACTCGCGGTGAACGGCTTTCACAGCTTCGCCGGGTGGTTGCTTTTCATCTTTCTGGCGCTTGGAATCTTATATCTCGCTCAAGCTATACCGGCGCTTCGCCGAGTGAACTATACCCTCCCAGAGAGGGAAAAATTGAGCGCCGACCCTGTAGCCGCTCTGATTGTCCCTTTTATTGCCTTTATGATTTCGGGCGTCATTGCACATGCATTCTGGGAAAACCCTGCTCTTGGATATCCGTTCCAGGCGGCGGTCATGCTTGGCGTCTTGGTCTGGATGCGCCGTGCGCTGTTTCCTCAGATCCGGCTGTCGCTCGACCCGTTTTCGATCGCGGCTGGTCTTGTCGTCGGTGCGGCATGGGTGTGGTTTTCCGAGCCCTATCAAGAAGACGATCTGGTTCTGGGAGCATTGAGCGGTAGTGCGTTCCTGGCATGGGCGATGGTACGCACGCTGGGAACCACCCTTCTGGTGCCCGTGGTGGAAGAAGCTTTCTTTCGCGGCTACATTCTGGCCAGGCTCGATACCGGCTCTCCGGCCGCAAAAGCCATCGCAGTTCTGGTGTCGACTGCTCTGTTTGCAGCCCTGCATGGACGCTTGATTCTGGCAGGCATCGCGGGCCTTCTTTTCGCAGCTGCAATGTTGCGCCGGGGTCGACTGGGCGATGCCGTTGTCGCGCATATTGTCGCAAACGCATCCGTCGCCGCAGTCGCCTGGTATTCCGGGCAATGGTCTTTGATCTGA